DNA sequence from the Pedobacter sp. W3I1 genome:
CACTTACAGGCTTCAATACCATTAGTACACCGCGGGGCGGACAATATCAGGTGAGTTTGCCTGATGGCACAAAAGTTTGGCTCAATGCAGCCACTACATTAAAATATCCATATGCCTTTGCTAAAAATGAGAGGCTAGTAGAACTCAACGGAGAAGCTTACTTTGAAGTTTCAAAAGACCATAGCCGTCCTTTTAGGGTGAAAACTAATGCACAAACTGTTGAAGTTTTGGGTACGCATTTCAATATTAACGCTTACAACGATGAGACAGCGGTTAAAACCACGCTCTTAGAAGGTGCCGTAAAAGTGAGTACGGCTTCGGGCACTGTAAACCTGCATCCTGGAGAACAATCGCAATTAAATACGAACAATGCCAGATTAATTGTTGATCGCCAAATTGATATCGATAAAGAAATGGCCTGGAAGAATAATATTTTCTCATTTGACAACGACGATTTGCAAACCATTATGCGGCAGATCTCGCGCTGGTATGATGTGGATGTTGTTTATCAGGGCAAAATAACACCAGAAAAATATGTTGGCGAAATTCCAAGAAATAGCAACCTGGCAGAGGTATTTAAAATATTAGAACTTAACCATGTTCATATTGAAGTAAAAGGCAAGGTACTTACCGTATCAGCAAAATAAATAAGAATGGCTTTTCTTTAAACAGCCAAGAAATCAACCAACCAATTCACGAACTAACTAAACTTTATGATGAAAAAACTACCAGAAATTTAGCATCCTACCTTTAAAAAACCGAAAGCGCGATAACGCTTCCGGTAGAAATTTGGACAAGCAGCTTGCTTCGAAACCCAGCTGCTATTTTTTAACCTCATTCATTACAAAGGTATGAAATTAACTACCCTTTACAACCCCGTGTGCGACATGCGGAGGGTAAAGATTAAATTTTTATTGGTCATGAAATTGACTACGATTTTACTACTGGTTGGCGCCTTACATGTTTCGGCAGCCACCTTTTCTCAAACCGTAACCTTATCCCGTAGAAAAACTTCGCTTAAACAGGTTTTTAAGGAGATAAAAAAGCAAACGGGCTATTTTTTCTTTTACAAAGGTCAGCTGCTTCAGGATAAACCTGATGTTACAGTCGAGTTCGTTAAAGCTTCTTTAGTAGATGTACTAAACGCTTCTTTAAAAGATCAGAATCTGAGCTATAGTATTGTTAATAAAACCATCGTCATCAGCAGAAAAGAGAATTTACCTGCTACTTCGGAACATGTAGCTGTAAAAGTTGAAGTAAAGGGTGTGGTAATCGACAAAGCCACAGGCGAAACCATTCCGGGCGTTAATGTTTCGGTTAAAAATGGTACCAGTGTAGGCATCACCAACGAAAAAGGCGAATTTAAAGTCAATGTTGATGAGGGAAGCATTTTGGTATTTAGTTATGTCGGCTACGACTTGCTGGAGGCAAAAGCCACAAGCGGAAAAACGCTCAATATTCAGCTGGTTCCTAAAATGACCCAAATGAACGATGTGGTGGTAACGGGATATCAAACGATTAAAAAAGATAACTATACCGGTAATGCGATTACGATATCCGGAGATCAGCTGAGAAGGGTAAACCCACAGAATTTGCTTCAAAGTATCGGAACGTTCGATCCTTCTTTTAAACTGATAGAAAATAATCTGGCAGGCTCTAACCCTAACAGAATTCCTTCTATCAACGTTAGAGGAGCTTCTGCACTACCCAGTGGCGATGGACAGGTATTGAGAAGGGACGAAATTCAAGGAACAGCAAACATGCCTGTTTTTATGCTTGACGGGTATGAAGTAAGCGTGCAGAAAGTATTTGATCTGGATGTGAATAGAATTGCATCGGTTACCTCATTAAAAGATGCGGCTGCAACGGCAATCTATGGTTCGCGCGCGGCCAATGGTGTAATTGTGATTACCACTAAAACACCATTAGAGGGGAAATTAAGGATAGAATACAATTACGAATTAAATCTTACAGCTGCAGATCTAACTGATTACCAGGTGTTAAATGCAGCTGAAAAACTAGATTATGAAGTCTTGGCGGGCTTATACAATTCCTCGAAACAACAAGTGTCTCAAGATCAGCTCGATGAAATCTATTACCATAAGAAAGCCAATGTTGTTGGTGGCGTGAATAGTTATTGGTTATCGCAACCCCTGCGTAATACCATAGGGCATAAGCATGCCGTAAATCTGGATGGTGGTTCACAAGCATTTAGGTATAATGTAAACCTTCGCTACCAAACCAGACCAGGAGCAATGAAAGGGTCGGCAAGGGACCAATATTCGGGAGGAATGAGTTTCCAGTATAATGTGAAGAAAATTCAGTTCAGAAATGAATTATCCGTAACACAAGTAGGTGCTACCGAATCTCCATATGGCGATTTTTCTAATTATGTGCGGATGAATCCTTATTACCCATTGCAGGATGCCAATGGTATGACAATGAGGATTTCTGATATATATGAAAAACAAGACCGATCTAGAGAATATGTCTTTAATCCGCTGTTTGATGCTGGCTTAAGCAGTTTCAACAAATCGAAGTACACCGAAATTATTGATAACCTTTCTGCTGATGTAGAGGTGGCGAACAACCTTCGGTTAAGGGCGCAAATGAGTTTAACCACGCGATCAAATTCTGATGATGTATTCACCTCTCCCCAGGCAAATAAATATTACCTGTACACAACAGATAAAATAGATGAAAAGGGCGAATACACGAATAGGGAAATGAAAGAAACCTATTGGGATAGTAATATTAGGTTAACCTGGCTAAAGCAGATTGGTGGCAGTTATTTTAACGCGTTAGTAGGTGTAAATGCCCGTACCGAGCTGCGCGATCAAAAAGAATTTACCGCTATTGGATTTGCTAATGATCGTTTTACAAGCATAGGCTTTGCCAAGGGTTATG
Encoded proteins:
- a CDS encoding SusC/RagA family TonB-linked outer membrane protein; amino-acid sequence: MKLTTILLLVGALHVSAATFSQTVTLSRRKTSLKQVFKEIKKQTGYFFFYKGQLLQDKPDVTVEFVKASLVDVLNASLKDQNLSYSIVNKTIVISRKENLPATSEHVAVKVEVKGVVIDKATGETIPGVNVSVKNGTSVGITNEKGEFKVNVDEGSILVFSYVGYDLLEAKATSGKTLNIQLVPKMTQMNDVVVTGYQTIKKDNYTGNAITISGDQLRRVNPQNLLQSIGTFDPSFKLIENNLAGSNPNRIPSINVRGASALPSGDGQVLRRDEIQGTANMPVFMLDGYEVSVQKVFDLDVNRIASVTSLKDAAATAIYGSRAANGVIVITTKTPLEGKLRIEYNYELNLTAADLTDYQVLNAAEKLDYEVLAGLYNSSKQQVSQDQLDEIYYHKKANVVGGVNSYWLSQPLRNTIGHKHAVNLDGGSQAFRYNVNLRYQTRPGAMKGSARDQYSGGMSFQYNVKKIQFRNELSVTQVGATESPYGDFSNYVRMNPYYPLQDANGMTMRISDIYEKQDRSREYVFNPLFDAGLSSFNKSKYTEIIDNLSADVEVANNLRLRAQMSLTTRSNSDDVFTSPQANKYYLYTTDKIDEKGEYTNREMKETYWDSNIRLTWLKQIGGSYFNALVGVNARTELRDQKEFTAIGFANDRFTSIGFAKGYAEDGKPQSRLEKARLFGSFFTMNYSYKNRYLMDGTVRIDGSSKFGVNNKLAPFWSFGLGWNVHQEKFLQGNSVISQLRIKASTGLTGSVEFDPYLSKTIYKYNTGNWYSSGIGAGVNSYGNENLGWQKTRMTDIGIDIGLFKDRVMITPRIYKKFTKDILADITLPPSTGFLSYKENLGDMENKGAELGLTIDAVRSKDWSVNLNASMVTNKNKVVRISNALKKYNDRADELQSLKPGDGGYRGIPLLRFSEGQPFNAIYGVRSLGIDPENGRELYLKKDGTLTYDYDKRDYVVIGDPNPKVSGYFGGTVNYKRFSLYVQFQTFFGGDKYNLTLVERVENADPKYNVDKRVFEEKWKQSGDLSFYKNIADNGETDVSSRFIQPDNLINLQSVNLSYDMNKKIASKLSMSSLMFQITANDVVRWSSVKEERGINYPFTRSLTFSVRAAF
- a CDS encoding FecR family protein; this translates as MEKNAKKLLDKYLAGNCTPEEIAIVEDWYQQFPFEKEAPKHSLIETSKVEVWSRLSPSGRSMNLITVKRIAIAASVILCFSLGLYFMSGRNTSPVTAKTELKDILPGGHKALLTLADGTVVDLDEAKNGQIAKQNGIVIRKAKNGQLEYIIKENPNTSLTGFNTISTPRGGQYQVSLPDGTKVWLNAATTLKYPYAFAKNERLVELNGEAYFEVSKDHSRPFRVKTNAQTVEVLGTHFNINAYNDETAVKTTLLEGAVKVSTASGTVNLHPGEQSQLNTNNARLIVDRQIDIDKEMAWKNNIFSFDNDDLQTIMRQISRWYDVDVVYQGKITPEKYVGEIPRNSNLAEVFKILELNHVHIEVKGKVLTVSAK